DNA from Methanobacterium sp.:
CATTATCATCTTTCATATCTGCAGATGCAACTTCAAGCACGGCGCATGATGAATTAGTATCCTTGAAAAATGATTATTCGAGTTTGAAGATGGAATATGATAATGTTAAACGTGATGTGGAAGCAACCAATGATAAAGACTTGAAAATTGCTTATACTAATGCAGAAATGGAATTGGTAAAGACCAACCAAGCAATTACTGATGTGGAAAGTGCAATCACAGTTGGGAAACCCTCTGAAGAAGTTGATAAAAGGATCCAAGTAGCTAAGACTCAACTTGAGGAGGCAAAATCAAGTTTAACCAATGTACGATCACAGATGTAAACCAAGAAAACACTTTTTGCAAGTATATATAATCTCCAATATTTAGAAATTGGTTGTGGGTAGATTCAAGATAATTATAAAAGTTTATCTTCCTTCTCTTCTAAAACCCCTACCTACCACGTACATTTCCCCGCTTTGTTTACGAGATGACGGGGGTTTAGTTGTTTTAACTTTATGAAACTTTTTTTTAATATCTTTAAGTAGTTCAGTGTATCCTTCTCCTTGAAAAACCTTCATAATCAAGTTTCCTTTATATTTTAGAATTTGATCACTGATATTTAGAACGCTACGAGCCAGATCTACCGATCTAAGCTGGTCCAAATCCTTGATTCCAGACAGTTTAGGGGCAGCATCAGATATGATAACATCAGATTTTCCTTGTAAAGTGCGTTGTATTTCTTCTAGAGTTTCTATTTGGGTGAAATCTCCCTTTATACTCCAAAAATTTTCTTCAGAAAAAGATTTCATCCTATTAATATCCACTGCCACTACCAAACCATTAGTACCAACAGCTTCAAGTGCTACTTGAGACCATCCTCCAGGAGCAGCTCCTAAATCCACAACTGAGTTCCCTTCTTTGATTATTTTAAATTTACGATTCAATTGAAGTAGTTTAAACGAGGCTCTTGAATGGTAATTCTGTTTTTTAGCCTTTTTGTAGTATTCCTCATTTTTTCTTTCTTGATTCCATTTTTTACTCATATACAATTTATCTCCAAGGTTTATCCCT
Protein-coding regions in this window:
- a CDS encoding 23S rRNA (uridine(2552)-2'-O)-methyltransferase (Specifically methylates the uridine in position 2552 of 23S rRNA in the fully assembled 50S ribosomal subunit) yields the protein MSKKWNQERKNEEYYKKAKKQNYHSRASFKLLQLNRKFKIIKEGNSVVDLGAAPGGWSQVALEAVGTNGLVVAVDINRMKSFSEENFWSIKGDFTQIETLEEIQRTLQGKSDVIISDAAPKLSGIKDLDQLRSVDLARSVLNISDQILKYKGNLIMKVFQGEGYTELLKDIKKKFHKVKTTKPPSSRKQSGEMYVVGRGFRREGR